The Caulobacter sp. FWC26 genome contains a region encoding:
- a CDS encoding SOS response-associated peptidase — protein MCNLYALMKARAEVAALARAMTDLNNNQPPMPGIYPDYAAPIITQGEDGQRIMRDARWGMPSSKEALFDAATLRADKLRAKGTEFDFAELLKMEPDKGTTNIRYAISKKTGKTNRHWAPWLGAGSRCLVPFTSFAEPDQDHKKDRKNVWFALDEGRPLAFFAGIWTPHACVRMISKGWEEIVAYGFLTTDSAEPVKTYHSKAMPVILTEPEEWDLWMSDAPWDEVKSLQRPLPDRLKIVAFGGKSDEVVPA, from the coding sequence ATGTGCAATCTCTACGCCCTGATGAAGGCGCGCGCTGAAGTGGCGGCGCTGGCGCGGGCGATGACCGACCTCAATAACAACCAGCCGCCTATGCCGGGCATCTATCCTGACTACGCCGCGCCGATCATCACCCAAGGCGAAGACGGTCAGCGGATCATGCGCGACGCGAGGTGGGGCATGCCGTCATCAAAGGAAGCGCTGTTCGACGCGGCCACGCTGCGGGCCGACAAATTGCGCGCCAAGGGCACGGAGTTCGACTTCGCCGAGTTGCTGAAGATGGAGCCCGACAAGGGGACCACCAACATCCGCTACGCGATCAGCAAGAAGACGGGCAAAACCAACCGGCACTGGGCGCCGTGGCTAGGCGCCGGCAGTCGCTGCCTCGTGCCGTTCACCTCCTTCGCCGAGCCCGATCAGGACCACAAGAAAGACCGCAAGAACGTCTGGTTCGCGCTGGACGAAGGCCGCCCCCTGGCCTTCTTCGCCGGCATCTGGACGCCCCACGCCTGCGTGCGGATGATCAGCAAGGGCTGGGAAGAGATTGTGGCCTACGGCTTCCTCACGACGGATTCCGCCGAGCCGGTGAAGACCTATCACTCCAAGGCCATGCCGGTGATCCTCACCGAACCGGAGGAGTGGGACCTCTGGATGAGCGACGCGCCCTGGGACGAGGTCAAGTCGCTCCAGCGTCCGCTTCCGGACCGTCTGAAGATCGTCGCCTTTGGCGGCAAGAGCGACGAGGTTGTCCCCGCCTAG
- a CDS encoding alpha-ketoglutarate-dependent dioxygenase AlkB, which produces MIDTQPLLFDLPLAPKTPLPEGFRYKAELIDAAEERELVASFQDLPFKAYEHLGYFGNRRIAGFGWRQDESGRMVETGEPIPDLLLPLLDKVAAFTGLARDSFRHALVTEYSPGAGIGWHRDRPPAVAIAGVSLLSPCHFRLRRKAGDRWDRASIIASPRSAYLMAGPARSDWQHSIPALEALRYSVTFRTVRR; this is translated from the coding sequence ATGATCGACACCCAACCCTTGCTCTTCGACCTTCCTCTCGCGCCCAAGACGCCCTTGCCGGAAGGCTTTCGCTATAAGGCCGAGCTGATTGACGCGGCCGAGGAACGCGAGCTCGTCGCTAGCTTCCAGGACCTGCCGTTCAAGGCCTATGAGCATCTGGGCTATTTCGGAAATCGCCGCATCGCCGGCTTTGGCTGGCGGCAGGACGAGAGCGGCCGGATGGTGGAAACCGGCGAGCCCATCCCCGACCTGCTCCTGCCGTTGCTGGACAAGGTGGCGGCCTTCACGGGCCTAGCGCGCGACAGCTTCCGCCATGCCCTGGTCACCGAGTATTCGCCGGGCGCGGGGATCGGCTGGCATCGCGACCGGCCGCCGGCCGTGGCGATCGCGGGGGTTTCACTCTTGTCGCCCTGTCATTTCCGCCTGAGGCGCAAGGCCGGCGACCGCTGGGATCGCGCGTCGATCATCGCCTCGCCACGCTCGGCCTATCTGATGGCCGGTCCGGCGCGTAGCGACTGGCAGCACAGCATCCCCGCGCTCGAGGCCCTGCGCTATTCGGTGACGTTTCGGACCGTGCGGCGCTAG
- a CDS encoding error-prone DNA polymerase, protein MNSPGQAPEDLGEYVELQCASHFSLLRGASSPGELFDEAARLGYRALAICDRNSLAGLVRAHIAAKETGVRLIVGCELVLRDRMTIVVLPTDRPAYSRLSRMLSLGKTRAGKGGCDLDLTDLAAHAEGLIAILVPEDADETTAQQLHKLAYIFGPDAHVALTLRRRPGDALRLYELEQMALAAGVTPVVTNRVLFHEKERRLLQDVVTCIREGTTIDDVGFKRDRHADRYLKTPAEILRLFPRHRAAVAASVAIAQRCRFSLSELSYQYPREVVADGETAQQTLERLTWEGAAHRFPDGLTPEVRRILQHELQLIGQLGYAPYFLTVNSIVRYSKSQDILCQGRGSAANSAVCYVLGITSIDPERNDLLFERFVSAERDEPPDIDVDFEHARRETVMQWIFETYGRHRSAIVAVVQRFRPRGAVRDVGKVLGLPEDMTKGLSSQIWSFSREDIEEKHARDMGLDLSDRRLRLTLELAQVLLNTPRHFGQHPGGFVLTHDRLDELVPIEPARMKDRQIIEWDKDDIDELKFMKVDVLGLGMMTCLKRGLDLLKDAKGIALDLATIPPEDPRTYAMIRRADTLGVFQIESRAQMAMLPRLKPRSFYDLVIEVAIVRPGPIQGDMVHPYLRRREGKEPVTFPKPELEKVLGKTLGVPLFQEQAMRVAIECAGFTPGEADQLRRAMATFKFTGGVSHFKDKLVGGMVERGYPLEFAEQTFTQLEGFGSYGFPESHAASFALLAYASSWLKCHHPDVFCAALLNSQPMGFYQPAQIVRDAIEHGVEVRPICINASRWDCILEETSDGSLAVRLGLRMVRKLSELDAARLVMARAEEPYGSIDEVWRRAQIGPGALSRLAEADAFRPSLGLARREAGWKIKGLRDVALPLFDQAKAPELNEPAPALKAMTEGREIVEDYGHVGLSLRRHPLALLREELAAQGYRPCQAAASGRDRQFIKTAGLVLVRQMPGTAKGVMFMTLEDESGVSNLVIWKTLYEKQRRVALSAHLLGVEGYIQREGDVVHLVAYKLHDLGAVLSHLQDRGADAGDLSWARRSRNFC, encoded by the coding sequence ATGAACTCACCCGGACAAGCACCTGAAGATCTTGGCGAATATGTCGAGCTCCAATGCGCCTCGCACTTTTCGCTGCTACGCGGGGCGTCGTCCCCGGGCGAGCTGTTCGACGAGGCCGCTCGGCTAGGCTACCGGGCGCTGGCCATTTGCGATCGCAACAGCCTGGCTGGCCTGGTGCGCGCCCACATCGCCGCCAAGGAAACCGGGGTTCGGCTGATCGTCGGCTGCGAGTTGGTCCTGCGCGACCGCATGACGATCGTGGTCTTGCCCACAGACCGCCCCGCCTACAGCCGCCTTTCGCGGATGCTGTCCTTGGGGAAGACCCGCGCAGGCAAGGGCGGCTGCGACCTTGATCTCACCGATCTCGCCGCCCACGCCGAGGGGCTGATCGCGATCCTCGTGCCCGAGGACGCCGACGAGACCACCGCCCAGCAGCTCCACAAGCTCGCGTACATTTTCGGCCCGGACGCCCATGTCGCCCTGACCTTGCGCCGGCGTCCTGGCGACGCGCTGCGGCTCTATGAGCTTGAACAGATGGCCCTGGCGGCCGGCGTCACCCCGGTGGTCACCAACCGGGTGCTGTTCCATGAGAAGGAACGGCGACTGCTGCAGGACGTCGTCACCTGCATCCGCGAAGGGACCACGATCGACGACGTCGGCTTCAAGCGCGACCGGCACGCCGACCGCTACCTGAAAACCCCGGCCGAAATCCTGCGCCTCTTCCCACGCCACCGCGCCGCCGTCGCCGCGTCGGTAGCGATCGCGCAGCGCTGCCGGTTCTCGCTGTCCGAGCTCAGCTACCAGTATCCGCGTGAAGTGGTCGCCGACGGTGAGACCGCCCAGCAGACTCTGGAGCGCCTGACGTGGGAAGGCGCGGCCCACCGTTTTCCCGACGGCCTGACGCCGGAGGTCCGCCGGATCCTTCAGCATGAGCTGCAGCTTATCGGGCAGCTGGGCTATGCGCCCTACTTCCTGACCGTCAATTCGATCGTCCGCTATTCCAAGAGCCAGGACATCCTCTGCCAGGGCCGCGGCTCGGCCGCCAATTCGGCGGTCTGCTACGTGCTGGGCATCACCAGCATCGACCCCGAGCGCAACGACCTGCTGTTCGAGCGCTTCGTCAGCGCCGAGCGCGACGAGCCGCCGGACATCGATGTCGATTTCGAGCACGCCCGACGCGAGACGGTGATGCAATGGATCTTCGAAACCTATGGCCGCCATCGCTCGGCGATCGTCGCGGTCGTCCAGCGCTTTCGGCCGCGCGGCGCGGTGCGTGACGTCGGCAAGGTCCTGGGCCTGCCCGAGGACATGACCAAGGGGCTCTCCAGCCAGATCTGGAGCTTTTCCCGCGAGGACATCGAAGAAAAGCACGCCCGCGACATGGGCCTCGATCTTTCCGACCGGCGCCTCCGCCTGACCCTGGAGCTGGCCCAGGTGCTGCTCAACACCCCGCGCCATTTTGGCCAGCACCCTGGCGGCTTCGTCCTGACCCATGACCGCCTGGACGAGCTCGTCCCGATCGAGCCGGCGCGAATGAAGGATCGCCAGATCATCGAGTGGGACAAGGACGACATCGACGAGCTGAAGTTCATGAAGGTCGATGTGCTGGGCCTGGGGATGATGACCTGCCTCAAGCGCGGCCTGGACCTACTCAAGGACGCCAAGGGGATCGCGCTCGATCTTGCGACCATTCCGCCCGAGGATCCGCGCACCTACGCGATGATCCGCAGGGCCGACACCCTGGGCGTTTTCCAGATCGAGAGCCGCGCGCAGATGGCCATGCTGCCACGCCTCAAGCCCCGCTCGTTCTACGACCTGGTCATCGAGGTGGCGATCGTGCGTCCCGGCCCGATCCAGGGCGACATGGTCCATCCCTATCTGCGCCGCCGCGAAGGCAAGGAGCCTGTGACCTTCCCCAAGCCCGAGCTGGAAAAGGTGCTGGGCAAGACCTTGGGCGTGCCGCTCTTCCAGGAGCAGGCTATGCGGGTGGCCATCGAGTGCGCCGGCTTCACGCCCGGCGAGGCCGACCAGCTGCGCCGGGCGATGGCCACCTTCAAGTTCACCGGCGGGGTCAGCCACTTCAAGGACAAGCTGGTCGGCGGCATGGTCGAGCGCGGCTATCCGCTGGAATTTGCCGAACAGACCTTCACCCAGCTGGAGGGCTTCGGGTCCTACGGCTTTCCCGAAAGCCATGCCGCTAGTTTTGCGCTCCTGGCCTACGCCTCGTCCTGGCTCAAATGCCACCACCCCGATGTCTTCTGCGCGGCCCTTCTCAACAGCCAGCCGATGGGCTTTTACCAACCGGCCCAGATCGTCAGGGACGCTATCGAGCACGGCGTCGAAGTGCGACCGATCTGCATCAATGCCTCGCGCTGGGACTGCATCCTGGAGGAGACCTCGGACGGGTCGCTGGCCGTGCGTCTGGGTCTGCGGATGGTGCGCAAGCTGTCCGAACTCGACGCCGCACGCCTCGTTATGGCCCGCGCGGAAGAGCCCTATGGATCGATCGACGAGGTCTGGCGTCGCGCGCAGATCGGCCCTGGCGCCCTCTCGCGCCTGGCCGAAGCCGACGCTTTTCGGCCAAGCCTTGGCCTTGCCCGACGCGAAGCGGGTTGGAAGATCAAAGGCCTGCGTGATGTCGCCCTGCCCCTGTTTGATCAGGCCAAGGCGCCGGAGCTGAATGAGCCAGCCCCGGCGCTGAAGGCCATGACCGAGGGGCGCGAGATCGTCGAGGACTATGGCCACGTGGGCCTGAGCTTACGCCGCCATCCCTTGGCGCTGCTACGCGAAGAACTTGCCGCCCAGGGCTACCGCCCCTGCCAGGCCGCCGCCAGCGGTCGCGATCGCCAGTTCATCAAGACGGCAGGCCTGGTGCTGGTGCGCCAGATGCCGGGCACCGCCAAGGGCGTGATGTTCATGACCCTCGAGGATGAGAGTGGCGTTTCCAACCTCGTGATCTGGAAGACGCTCTACGAAAAGCAGCGCCGAGTGGCCCTTTCGGCCCATCTGCTCGGCGTCGAGGGCTACATCCAGCGCGAAGGCGATGTCGTCCACCTGGTCGCCTACAAGCTCCATGACCTCGGCGCGGTCCTGTCGCACCTGCAGGATCGCGGCGCCGACGCCGGCGATCTTTCCTGGGCCCGCCGCAGCCGCAATTTCTGTTGA
- the dinB gene encoding DNA polymerase IV: MDSPPRKIIHIDMDAFYASVEQRDDPSLKGKPLAVGHGARRGVVAAASYEARRFGVRSAMPSTTALRKCPQLVFVPPRFEVYKSVSRQIHEIFADFTDLIEPLSLDEAYLDVTADKAGVGSATETARQIRARILAETGLTASAGISYNKFLAKMASDQNKPNGQFLVAPGRGQAFVATLPIGRFYGVGEVTERKMKALDIETGEDLYNQTLDFLVHHFRNSGAWFYGIARGVDERPVNPDRERKSSGSETTFETDLTDPDLIETEIAALADKVFGWCEKTQAFGRTATVKIKYADFEQATRRRSLPNVIADATTLKGVAQDLVRSVYPLRAGVRLLGVTVSSFAPAPIEAQATLPV; this comes from the coding sequence ATGGACTCGCCGCCTCGCAAAATCATCCATATCGACATGGACGCCTTCTATGCGTCGGTCGAACAGCGCGATGATCCCAGCCTTAAGGGCAAGCCCCTCGCCGTTGGCCACGGGGCACGGCGCGGGGTGGTCGCGGCCGCCAGCTATGAGGCCCGACGGTTCGGTGTGCGATCGGCCATGCCGTCAACCACGGCCCTACGCAAATGCCCGCAGCTCGTCTTCGTGCCGCCTCGGTTCGAGGTCTACAAATCTGTTTCGCGCCAGATCCACGAGATCTTCGCTGACTTCACCGACCTGATCGAACCGCTGTCGCTGGACGAGGCCTATCTCGACGTCACCGCCGACAAGGCCGGCGTCGGCAGCGCCACCGAGACCGCGCGGCAGATCCGGGCGCGCATCCTGGCCGAGACGGGCCTCACCGCCTCGGCGGGCATCTCCTACAACAAGTTCTTGGCCAAGATGGCTAGCGACCAGAACAAGCCCAACGGCCAGTTCCTGGTCGCGCCTGGCCGGGGCCAAGCCTTCGTGGCTACCTTGCCGATCGGCCGTTTCTACGGCGTAGGCGAAGTCACCGAGCGCAAGATGAAGGCGCTGGACATCGAGACCGGCGAGGACCTCTACAATCAGACCCTGGACTTCCTTGTTCACCACTTCCGCAACAGCGGAGCATGGTTCTACGGGATCGCCCGCGGTGTCGACGAGCGCCCGGTCAATCCCGATCGCGAGCGCAAGTCCTCAGGCTCGGAGACGACCTTCGAGACCGACCTCACCGATCCCGATCTCATTGAGACCGAGATCGCCGCCTTGGCCGACAAGGTGTTCGGCTGGTGCGAAAAGACCCAGGCGTTTGGGCGCACAGCGACGGTGAAGATCAAGTATGCCGACTTCGAGCAGGCCACGCGGCGGCGCTCTTTGCCCAACGTCATCGCTGACGCGACGACCCTGAAAGGCGTGGCCCAGGATCTGGTGCGATCAGTGTACCCTTTGCGCGCGGGCGTGCGATTGTTGGGCGTGACCGTGTCGAGCTTCGCTCCGGCCCCGATCGAGGCCCAGGCCACCCTACCCGTCTAG
- a CDS encoding ImuA family protein produces MISSSSPAALDALRRKVRALEAQDRVTRAVLPFGVQPLDARLPGGGLALGALHEVVGGAEEALYGATAAKFAAGILARAQGEVLWCRRQADLFAPSLAQAGLPPQRVIFADAGDEAGVLAAMEEGLRWPGLAGVIGEVGKLSMTASRRLQLAAEKSGQIAIAVRRWRRIADAADLGQPTAAETRWRVSPLPSSPLPPSVPGVGRPRWFLELLRCKAGDAFDIELEACDAKGHLRLPAPLAHRPAGPFAGQERAIA; encoded by the coding sequence ATGATCTCATCCTCATCCCCCGCCGCGCTCGACGCGCTCCGTCGCAAGGTTCGCGCCCTGGAAGCCCAGGATCGCGTCACCCGCGCGGTGTTGCCGTTCGGCGTCCAACCCTTGGACGCGCGCCTGCCCGGCGGCGGCCTGGCGCTCGGGGCGCTGCACGAAGTGGTTGGCGGCGCCGAGGAAGCGCTCTACGGCGCGACGGCGGCCAAGTTCGCCGCCGGCATCCTGGCCCGAGCGCAGGGCGAGGTTCTCTGGTGCCGGCGGCAAGCGGACCTCTTCGCCCCCTCCCTGGCCCAGGCCGGCCTGCCGCCACAGCGGGTGATCTTCGCCGACGCCGGCGACGAGGCCGGCGTGCTGGCCGCCATGGAGGAAGGTCTGCGCTGGCCGGGCTTGGCCGGGGTGATCGGCGAGGTCGGCAAGCTCTCGATGACCGCCTCGCGGCGCCTGCAGCTGGCGGCCGAGAAGAGCGGCCAGATCGCCATCGCGGTCCGAAGGTGGCGACGGATCGCCGACGCGGCCGACCTCGGCCAGCCGACAGCGGCCGAGACGCGGTGGCGGGTCTCGCCCCTGCCCTCCTCGCCACTTCCGCCTTCCGTTCCTGGCGTGGGTCGTCCCCGCTGGTTTCTCGAACTCCTCCGCTGCAAGGCCGGCGACGCCTTCGACATCGAGCTAGAAGCCTGTGACGCAAAGGGTCATCTCCGTCTTCCTGCCCCGCTGGCCCACCGACCGGCTGGCCCGTTTGCAGGGCAAGAGCGCGCCATCGCCTGA
- a CDS encoding trypsin-like peptidase domain-containing protein: MTEDQVGSQIAIPTMKSLYIEMFRGELKLASGTGFLAANDRQSHCAFITNRHNVTGRDQDSGQCLHSQGAEPDAIVIHFHKAGHVGEWVEIRLPLFRDDGTPYWIEHPRLGAAADLVALNLSWGGDVSKYAYYMDLDLDRAGIYVGPADTVSVIGFPFGQSSFGRFPIWATGFLAQELELITPDNPVFLVDCRARRGQSGSAVISYRTGTYRTRRADGALSSVMSGASVWEFLGIYSGRLNPESDLGRVWHVTAVRDVLDAAHQDQVRREAAAALAAPSKDAPASV; the protein is encoded by the coding sequence ATGACTGAGGACCAAGTCGGATCGCAAATCGCAATCCCGACGATGAAGTCGCTCTACATCGAAATGTTCCGGGGCGAGCTGAAGCTGGCGTCCGGCACCGGCTTCCTGGCGGCAAACGACCGGCAGTCGCACTGCGCTTTCATCACCAACCGGCACAACGTCACCGGGCGCGACCAGGATTCTGGACAGTGCCTGCACAGCCAGGGCGCCGAGCCGGACGCCATCGTCATCCATTTCCATAAGGCCGGCCATGTCGGGGAATGGGTTGAAATCCGCCTGCCGTTGTTTCGGGACGACGGCACGCCGTATTGGATCGAGCACCCTCGTCTCGGCGCAGCGGCCGATCTGGTGGCGCTGAACCTTAGTTGGGGCGGCGACGTCAGCAAATACGCGTACTACATGGACCTAGATCTGGATCGGGCGGGGATTTACGTCGGCCCCGCAGACACCGTCAGCGTCATCGGTTTTCCCTTCGGACAGTCGTCGTTCGGCCGGTTTCCAATTTGGGCGACCGGTTTTCTGGCTCAGGAGCTGGAGCTGATTACGCCGGACAACCCGGTGTTCCTTGTCGACTGTCGCGCGCGGAGAGGCCAATCGGGTTCGGCGGTGATCTCCTATCGCACCGGAACCTACCGCACGCGCCGAGCGGACGGCGCTTTGTCATCGGTCATGAGCGGCGCGTCTGTCTGGGAATTCCTGGGCATCTATTCAGGCCGCCTCAACCCGGAATCCGACCTCGGCAGGGTTTGGCATGTCACCGCGGTCAGGGACGTCCTGGATGCGGCCCACCAGGACCAAGTACGACGCGAGGCGGCCGCCGCGCTCGCAGCCCCATCCAAAGACGCTCCAGCCTCCGTCTAG
- a CDS encoding DNA polymerase Y family protein: MTQRVISVFLPRWPTDRLARLQGKSAPSPDTPIVMVGRVGRRRAVAHMNLAAAKTGLRFGQAVAHATALVPGLVLHDLDVEGDNAALQRLALWAQRLYSPTVAADPPDGLVIDATGCAHLFGGEEKMLIDLRRRLAKAGYAATVAIADSWGGAHALARYSRRSVFVVPPGGLGVQLKDLPVAALRLQPETVQALAKPGFDTIGELEATAKGPLAHRFGMEPIRRLDQAHAREREPIEPVFAPETPRAAKIFAEPIGAPETMARYLTELTVELCATLEALTLGAKTIDAWFYRVDNRVESARIGLSAPARDARRLAKLLCEKLEKVDPGFGVDKMVLAASNAEPLAYSQDDVLGGKRTADLSGLIDTLRVRLGAEAVYRLASTESDLPERSVRKAPAGETPAAFSWPVDWPRPTRFFPRPEPIETVALLPDQPPASFTWRGVRRRVRRADGPERVFGEWWKADAELARSRDYFQVEDDGGERYWIYRDGDGEDAATGSQRWFMAGVFG, translated from the coding sequence GTGACGCAAAGGGTCATCTCCGTCTTCCTGCCCCGCTGGCCCACCGACCGGCTGGCCCGTTTGCAGGGCAAGAGCGCGCCATCGCCTGACACGCCGATCGTTATGGTCGGACGGGTCGGTCGCCGGCGCGCGGTCGCGCACATGAACCTTGCCGCCGCCAAGACCGGCCTTCGGTTTGGCCAGGCCGTCGCCCACGCCACGGCCCTGGTCCCCGGCCTCGTGCTCCATGATCTCGACGTCGAGGGCGACAACGCCGCCCTCCAGCGCTTGGCGCTCTGGGCCCAGCGGCTCTACTCGCCGACAGTGGCGGCTGATCCGCCCGACGGCCTAGTCATCGACGCCACAGGCTGCGCGCATCTCTTCGGTGGGGAAGAGAAGATGCTGATCGACCTGCGCCGGCGCCTCGCCAAGGCCGGCTACGCCGCCACGGTCGCGATCGCCGACAGCTGGGGCGGCGCCCACGCGCTGGCCCGTTATTCCCGGCGCTCGGTGTTCGTCGTGCCGCCCGGCGGCCTGGGCGTGCAGCTCAAGGACCTGCCGGTCGCAGCGCTGCGCCTGCAGCCGGAGACCGTCCAGGCCCTGGCTAAGCCGGGCTTCGACACCATTGGCGAGTTGGAGGCCACGGCCAAGGGTCCGTTGGCCCATCGCTTCGGGATGGAGCCGATCCGCCGGCTCGACCAGGCCCATGCCCGTGAGCGCGAGCCGATCGAGCCGGTCTTCGCGCCCGAGACCCCACGCGCGGCCAAGATCTTCGCCGAACCGATCGGTGCGCCCGAGACCATGGCCCGCTACTTGACCGAGCTGACCGTCGAACTCTGCGCCACGCTTGAAGCTCTAACGCTCGGGGCCAAGACGATCGATGCCTGGTTCTACCGGGTCGACAACCGCGTCGAGAGCGCCCGCATCGGCCTCTCCGCCCCGGCACGCGACGCTCGTCGGCTGGCCAAGTTGCTTTGCGAAAAGCTGGAGAAGGTCGATCCGGGCTTCGGCGTCGACAAGATGGTCCTGGCCGCGTCTAACGCTGAGCCGCTGGCCTACAGCCAAGACGATGTGCTGGGCGGCAAACGCACCGCCGATCTGTCGGGCTTGATCGACACGCTGCGGGTGCGCCTCGGCGCGGAGGCGGTCTACCGCCTGGCCAGCACCGAGAGCGACTTGCCTGAACGAAGCGTGCGCAAGGCGCCCGCCGGCGAGACGCCGGCCGCCTTCTCCTGGCCCGTCGACTGGCCTCGGCCGACCCGGTTCTTTCCCCGTCCCGAGCCGATCGAGACGGTGGCCCTACTCCCCGACCAACCGCCGGCGTCGTTCACCTGGCGCGGCGTGCGTCGGCGGGTCCGCCGCGCCGACGGCCCCGAGCGGGTGTTCGGCGAGTGGTGGAAGGCGGACGCCGAGCTGGCCCGCTCCAGAGACTACTTCCAGGTCGAGGACGACGGCGGCGAGCGCTACTGGATCTATCGCGACGGCGACGGCGAGGACGCCGCCACCGGCAGCCAGCGCTGGTTCATGGCCGGGGTGTTCGGATGA